A genomic window from Gossypium hirsutum isolate 1008001.06 chromosome D12, Gossypium_hirsutum_v2.1, whole genome shotgun sequence includes:
- the LOC107939775 gene encoding GDSL esterase/lipase At5g62930, whose amino-acid sequence MRPNIVLFGDSITQESFRSGGWGASLADTYSRKADVVLRGYGGYNTRWALFLLHHLFPLGSTKPPVATTIFLGANDAALAGRTSERQHVPVEEYKENLRKIVRHLKECSPTMLIVLITPPPIDEEGRMEYARETYGEKAMTLPERTNETTGVYAKGCIELAGELGVRSINLWSKMQETDGWQKKYLRDGLHLTAEGNAVVFEEVVKVFKEAWLDASEMPYDFPHHSEIDGKNPEKAFQQKCL is encoded by the exons ATGAGACCAAACATAGTCTTATTTGGAGATTCAATTACGCAAGAATCCTTCAGATCAGGCGGCTGGGGTGCTTCTCTCGCTGATACCTACTCTCGCAAG GCTGATGTTGTACTTCGTGGCTATGGCGGATACAACACCAGATGGGCTTTATTTTTGTTGCATCATCTCTTCCCTCTT GGCTCAACTAAACCTCCAGTTGCTACCACGATTTTCCTTGGGGCTAATGATGCAGCTCTCGCAGGGAGAACCAGTGAAAGGCAGCACGTCCCTGTCGAAGAGTACAAGGAGAACCTTAGAAAAATCGTACGCCATTTGAAG GAATGCTCTCCCACCATGCTTATCGTGCTTATAACTCCGCCACCTATAGATGAAGAAGGGCGCATGGAATACGCACG AGAAACTTATGGTGAGAAAGCAATGACATTGCCAGAACGAACAAATGAAACTACAGGAGTATATGCAAAGGGGTGCATTGAACTAGCTGGAGAACTGGGTGTCCGATCCATCAATCTTTGGTCCAAGATGCAGGAAACAGATGGTTGGCAGAAAAAATATCTAAG AGATGGGTTGCATTTGACAGCAGAAGGCAATGCAGTAGTGTTCGAGGAAGTTGTGAAGGTTTTCAAGGAAGCATGGCTTGACGCCTCCGAAATGCCATATGATTTTCCTCACCACTCCGAAATTGATGGGAAGAACCCAGAGAAGGCTTTTCAGCAGAAATGCTTGTAG
- the LOC107939778 gene encoding uncharacterized protein yields MAPSALPSFSSSFLFPLKTQKSFKPPKPLTIICSSQEPKKPSKNPQRPTSRNRKRTPYGTSRRSILKITFTQEQVKFTAGVSADPHVGIIGGGMAGLLCALSLEKRGVKSTVFDTGMHGLGGRMGTRVIDPQQLIFDHAAQFFTVSDSRFSKLVDYWLEKGLVREWQGLVGQLELGGRFVPLPSIQICLGVLFYDFMVIGLGFNFMHALNEL; encoded by the exons atggCACCTTCGGCTCTGCCCagtttttcttcttcatttctgtTTCCTCTCAAAACCCAGAAATCCTTTAAACCCCCAAAACCTCTAACTATAATTTGCAGTTCACAAGAACCCAAAAAACCCTCCAAAAACCCACAAAGACCCACTTCAAGGAACAGGAAAAGAACACCATATGGGACTTCTAGGAGGTCAATTCTCAAGATAACCTTCACTCAGGAGCAGGTCAAGTTCACTGCTGGTGTTTCAGCTGACCCTCACGTGGGGATTATTGGTGGAGGAATGGCTGGTCTTCTTTGTGCTTTGAGCTTGGAGAAAAGAGGTGTTAAGTCCACTGTTTTTGACACA GGAATGCATGGTTTGGGAGGAAGAATGGGAACTAGAGTCATTGATCCTCAACAACTTATATTTGACCATGCTGCTCAGTTTTTTACTGTCAGTGATTCTCGGTTTTCCAAGCTAGTTGATTATTGGTTGGAGAAAGGCTTGGTTCGAGAATGGCAAGGTTTAGTTGGTCAGCTTGAATTAGGTGGCCGGTTTGTTCCTCTTCCTTCAATTCAAATTTGCTTAGGAgtgttattttatgattttatggtAATAGGGTTAGGATTTAATTTTATGCATGCACTGAATGAGCTGTGA
- the LOC107939789 gene encoding transcription factor MYB98, producing MAKRYFTLVLVLIASSMEFDPNLRENMSPQHQHHPMMLSENNILKPLQTTTPLSSSSSKDYYLQDFHHLDDDDDDDQIQVNVSSSSWNPVFGVNAACYDPFDAFPYGCSTNRVDFYECKPFAADHNTGNLGHGHVMDNFQSSVGLLNLRNTISNDVIMMGSDVGYLPSFEFPNLGDEVPCVTAENGYRLLVDSTSSRIRTNWKGRKKTNGVKGQWTMEEDRMLIQLVEQYGVRKWSHIAQMLPGRIGKQCRERWHNHLRPDIKKDTWSEEEDKVLIQAHREIGNKWAEIAKRLPGRTENSIKNHWNATKRRQFSKRKCRSKYPRGSILQEYIKSLNLDSTAAAAARSHEKASDGAAVKAADNKSSSIKQPQGLDIGPSTDRLVPEYECDEVHEFSFDEKLLQESCSIELLLDQIPSTAAMADEKSFQMGDMGAVKKEMDLVEMISAHPNI from the exons ATGGCCAAAAGGTACTTTACTTTGGTCCTGGTTTTGATTGCCTCATCAATGGAGTTTGATCCAAATCTTAGAGAAAACATGTCCCCTCAACACCAGCATCATCCTATGATGTTGTCTGAAAACAACATACTAAAACCACTCCAAACCACCActccattatcatcatcatcatcaaaggATTATTATTTACAAGACTTCCACCaccttgatgatgatgatgatgatgatcagATCCAAGTCAATGTATCATCGTCGTCTTGGAACCCTGTTTTCGGTGTCAATGCTGCTTGTTATGATCCTTTCGATGCCTTCCCTTACGGTTGTTCCACCAACCGTGTTGATTTTTACGAGTGTAAGCCTTTTGCAGCAGATCATAACACTGGTAATTTAGGACATGGACATGTTATGGACAACTTCCAGAGTAGCGTGGggctgttgaaccttaggaacacAATATCTAATGATGTTATTATGATGGGGTCGGATGTTGGTTACCTGCCCTCCTTTGAATTTCCAAACCTTGGCGATGAAGTGCCGTGTGTGACTGCTGAAAATGGTTATAGGCTATTGGTTGATTCAACCAGCTCTAGAATTAGGACAAACTGGAAAGGTCGTAAGAAGACAAATGGAGTGAAGGGACAATGGACAATGGAAGAAGACAG GATGTTGATTCAGTTAGTAGAACAATATGGAGTGAGAAAATGGTCTCATATTGCACAAATGTTGCCTGGAAGAATAGGGAAGCAATGCAGAGAGAGATGGCACAACCATTTAAGGCCTGACATCAAG AAGGACACATGGAGTGAAGAGGAAGACAAGGTCCTAATACAGGCACACAGAGAGATAGGAAACAAATGGGCAGAAATTGCAAAGAGGTTACCAGGAAGAACAGAAAACTCCATCAAAAACCACTGGAATGCAACCAAAAGAAGGCAATTTTCAAAGAGAAAATGTCGGTCGAAGTACCCAAGGGGTTCCATCTTGCAAGAATACATCAAGAGCTTGAACTTAGATTCCACCGCCGCCGCCGCCGCGAGATCACATGAAAAAGCTTCAGATGGTGCCGCTGTAAAGGCGGCGGATAATAAAAGTTCAAGCATTAAGCAGCCTCAAGGTTTAGATATCGGCCCTAGCACTGATCGTTTAGTGCCAGAATATGAATGTGATGAGGTTCATGAATTTTCATTCGATGAGAAACTGCTTCAAGAGAGCTGCAGCATTGAGTTGCTGCTTGATCAAATACCCAGTACTGCTGCCATGGCTGATGAAAAAAGCTTTCAAATGGGAGATATGGGAGCAGTCAAGAAGGAGATGGATTTGGTGGAGATGATCTCTGCTCACCCTAATATCTAA
- the LOC107939807 gene encoding triose phosphate/phosphate translocator, non-green plastid, chloroplastic, whose protein sequence is MQSAAYSLSSPCSIPSLKPRKFGSRAGFQPIRVSSSFAAPERHEHSVSLPNRSWRLSSSSSLPLRAWNLVPSDSKPDRFEVRATAAESAGEGEKSGSLVKTLELGLLFGLWYLFNIYFNIYNKQVLKVFHYPVTISAVQFAVGTIIVSLMWTFNLYKKPKVSGEQLVAIVPLALVHILGNLFTNMSLGKVAVSFTHTIKAMEPFFSVVLSAMFLGELPTLWVVGSLLPIVGGVVLASVTEASFNWPGFWSAMASNLANQSRNVLSKKLMVKKEESLDNITLFSIITIMSFILLAPVAIFVEGIKFTPAYMQSAGLNVKEVVVRSLLAALSFHAYQQVSYMILQRVSPVTHSVGNCVKRVVVIVSSVIFFKTPVSLINSLGTGIALAGVFLYSRVKRIKPKAKAA, encoded by the exons ATGCAAAGCGCAGCGTATTCTTTGTCTTCTCCCTGTTCGATTCCATCTCTGAAGCCGCGAAAATTCGGTTCCCGCGCTGGATTTCAACCTATTCGCGTTTCATCTTCTTTTGCCGCTCCTGAACGGCATGAACATTCCGTTTCTTTGCCTAATAGATCGTGGCGGCTCTCTTCCTCCTCGTCCTTGCCGCTTAGGGCCTGGAACTTAGTTCCTTCCGATTCAAAACCGGATCGCTTTGAAGTTAGAGCCACGGCGGCGGAGAGTGCAGGTGAAGGCGAGAAGTCAGGGAGCCTGGTCAAGACATTGGAGCTTGGACTGTTGTTTGGTTTGTGGTACCTCTTCAATATCTACTTCAATATCTACAACAAACAG GTTCTTAAGGTCTTCCATTACCCTGTAACTATCAGTGCAGTTCAGTTCGCTGTTGGGACGATAATTGTTTCCCTAATGTGGACGTTTAACTTGTATAAGAAGCCGAAAGTTAGTGGTGAACAG CTAGTAGCAATTGTGCCTCTTGCTTTGGTGCATATCTTGGGCAACCTCTTTACGAATATGAGTCTAGGAAAAGTGGCTGTTTCTTTCACTCACACCATTAAAGCTATGGAGCCATTCTTCTCAGTTGTGCTTTCTGCAATGTTTTTAGGAGAG CTGCCAACTCTTTGGGTAGTTGGTTCACTTCTACCAATTGTTGGAGGAGTTGTACTTGCATCTGTTACTGAGGCATCTTTCAATTG GCCTGGATTTTGGAGTGCAATGGCTTCCAATTTGGCAAACCAGTCCCGTAATGTTCTTAGCAAAAAACTCATGGTTAAGAAAGAG GAATCGCTGGACAACATTACCCTCTTCTCAATAATAACAATTATGTCCTTTATCTTGCTAGCTCCTGTGGCTATCTTTGTGGAAGGCATAAAGTTTACCCCTGCCTACATGCAATCAGCT GGTTTGAATGTTAAAGAAGTTGTTGTAAGATCTCTGCTTGCTGCTCTATCCTTCCATGCCTATCAGCAG GTTTCATATATGATACTGCAAAGGGTGTCCCCTGTTACTCATTCAGTGGGCAACTGTGTAAAGCGGGTGGTTGTTATTGTCAGCTCTGTTATTTTCTTCAAGACACCTGTCTCACTGATCAATTCTCTTG GCACTGGAATTGCTCTCGCTGGAGTTTTCCTGTATTCTAGGGTGAAGCGAATTAAGCCGAAGGCAAAGGCAGCCTAA